The Deinococcus hopiensis KR-140 sequence GCGCCTGACGCTGCATGAGGCGCAGTGGGACCGGGCCGTATACTCCCTTTCATTATGGAGACTGCCCCCGTTCACCCCACCATCAGCGAGGCCGAAGTCCAACACCTCGCGCACCTGGCTCGCCTGCAGCTCACCCCCGAGGAGCGCGAGACGATGCGCGAAGACCTGAGCAGCATCCTGGGGTACTTTCAGCAGCTCAGCGCCGTGGAGACGGGAGGATTGGAGGAAATGCAGCGTCCTGTCGCCCTCGTTAACGTTCTGCGCGACGATCAACCCAGCCAACCCTTCCCCCCTGAAGTGTTGGCTGCCCTCGCGCCCGAGATGCAAGACGGCTTCGTGAAGGTGCCGCGCACGGTGGAGGCCGACTGATGCTCGATTTGAAGTTCATCCGCGAGAACCCGGACGCCGTGCGGCGCGCCATTGAGGTCAAGGGCGTGAGCCTGGACTTGGGCGACTTGCTGCAGATTGACCGCGAACTCGTGGAACTGCGGCAGAAGGTAGAAGCGTTGCAGGCCGAGCGCAACGCCAACGCCAAGCTGGTCCCCAAGGCCACGCCCACCGAGCGGACGGCCCTGATCCAGAAGGGCAAGGACCTTGCCGAGGAGATCAAGGTCCTGGAACCCACCCTGCGCGCCCACGAGGACGCGCTGAAGCAGCTGTTGTTGCGCGTTCCCAATGTTCCGCATCCGGAAGTGCCTGTCGGCAAGGACGACGCCGAGAACGTGGAGCTGCGCCGCGAGGGCCGGCCGCCCGCCTTCGCCTTCACGCCGCTGGACCACGTGGAACTGCTGGAGCGCCAGGGCTGGGCGGACCCCGAGCGGGTGGCGCGGGTGTCGGGCAGCCGCTCGTACCTCCTCAAGGGCGAGGCGGCGCTGCTGGAGATGGCCGTGCAGATGTTCGCGATGGAGTTTCTGACTGCGCGCGGCTTCACGCCCCTGACCACCACCGCCCTCGCCCGCCCCGAAGCCTTCGTGGGCTCAGGCCACTTTCCCGGCGGCGAGGATCAGGTCTACAAGATCGAGGGCGATGAATTGATGCTGGCGGGCACAGCGGAAGTGCCGGTAAACAGCCTCTACGCGGGCGAGCAATTGGCGCTGGACCAGCTGCCCATCACGTATGCCGCCCTCAGCGCCGCCTTCCGCAGCGAGGCCGGCTCGGCAGGCCGGGACGTCCGCGGCCTGATTCGCGTCCACGAGTTCCGCAAGGTGGAGCAGTACGTGCTGTGCCGCGCCGATGAGGGGGAAGCCCTGCGCTGGTTCAGTACCCTGCTGAAAAACGCCGAGGACCTGCTGCGCGCCCTGGAACTGCCCTACCGCGTGGTCCAGAACTGTACGGGCGACATGGGTGCGGGCAAGGTACTCATGTACGACATCGAAACCTGGGTGCCCAGCGAGGGGCTGTACCGCGAGACGCACTCCTGCTCGTACCTGGGCGACTGGCAGGCCCGCCGCACCGGCCTGCGCTACCGCGACGAACACGGCAAGCTGGTGTTTGCCCACACGCTGAACAACACGGGCATCGCCACGCCGCGAATCCTCGTTCCACTGCTTGAAAACCACCAGCAGGCCAACGGCACCGTGCGCGTCCCCGCCGCCCTGCGCCCCTACCTGGGTGGCCGCGAGGTGCTGGGGCGGCCCGTACGGGAGGGCGTGACGGCGTAGGGACAAGCGGCTCACGCAAAGCGGAAATATATGCCGGTGGCCCCCTCTCCTGGGGAGAGCGGCGCAGCGGAGAAGGCCCAGCTCAAGATAGGGGTAAGGGGGCGTACCAACGGCGAAATCCCCAACTGGTGCGCCCCCACAGAAGTCGTCCGGGACGCAGCTACGGCGTGAAAAGCCTTCCAGATGCGCGCTTCTCAGCGTTCGCAGCGGCTGGCATGAACCTCATGGCACCGCTTGCGTCTCCACCCCAAGGCCCCGTCCTCTGGCCCCACCACTGGCGCACCGTGGAGCGGTTGCGGGAGCGGTTTGGTGAGGACGCCCGTTTTTCGGCGCTGATCGTCGGCGGCTCGCTTGCCAAGGAGTACGGGCGGGAGGATTCGGACGTGGACGTGGTGTTTATCGCCACACCTGAGGAAGCGCGGCGACGGGAAGCCGCGCAGGACTTCGGCTATTTCGATCAGGCCGATTGCGACTACGCGGGCGGCCATGTGGACAGTAAGGTGGTGGACCTGGCGTTCCTGCGGGACGGGGCAGCGGGCCGGCGCGGGCGGCCTTCGTCGGCGCGTTTCCCGTCTTCTCGCACCTGACGGAGTTACCCGAACTGCTGGAGCGCGTCGCCGCCTACCCGCAGCAGGAACGGGCGGAGAAGATGCGCGACTTTTACAGTCAGCTCCTGATCATGAACTGGTACATCGGAGAGGGCGAAAAGCGGCAGGACCTGTACCTGCTCCGGCACGTCAGCGCCGAGCTGGCCCTGTACGCTGGCCGGCTCTTTCTGGCGCACAACCGCATCCTCTACCCGTACCACAAGTGGTTGATGCGCCGTTTGCAGGAGGCCTCCGACAAACCCGAGGGGCTGGTGGACGCCATCGGTCAGGTGCTGGCCTCGCCCTCGCGGCAAACGGCCCAGGCGCTGCTGGACTGCGTGAACGCCTTTCAGAACTGGGACATCGCCTTTGGCGACGCCACCCGTTCCTTCCTGCAAAACCGGGAGTGGAACTGGCGGACCTTGCGGACGCCGCTGGAAGACCGTTGGCGCATTGGTCAAAGGGAGGACTTCCTTTTGACCGGGCCCGGCGAGCGAACTTGGATGGGCCTTGGGGAGAATGGCGCCCGGGAAGTGGTGGCCCGGCACCGCAGCGGCGTGCCCCGCCGTGACACCCAGGACGGGCTCCTGCGGCGCGACGGCGCCGTCGCTGGACCTGGCGTCCTGCTGGCCCGGATCGCCGGCGTCCGCATCAGCCGCATCGTGGACGATCTGCGGACCTGGCCTGACGCGGGGAGCAACGCCCTGGTCCCGGACGTGCTGGCCGTCAACCGCTCCCCAGCCACTGGAGCCGAGGCGCAGACTGGAGCCGAGATGGGCCGGGTGCCGGACCTGGGGACTTTGCGGCCGCTGCCTGTCTTGCTGGCCGTGTTCAACCGCCTACAACCCCTCCCCGTCCACCCGCCGCGCCAGTCCGTAAGGAATGAGGTGTGGGCGGCCCGTGTCGGGATCGGTGAGCAGGTGTGCCCGCAGACCGAACACGTCGCGCAGGAGTTCCGGCGTCATCAGCTTGGCCGGGTCTCCCTGGGCGTACACGCGCCCATTCGCCACGGCCACCAGTTCGTCGCTGTAGCGCACAGCCTGGTTGAGGTCGTGCAGGACCATCACCACCGTCTTGCCCTGCTCGCGGTTCAGGCGCTGAACGAGGTGCAGCACCTCCAGCTGGTGGCTGAGGTCCAGGTACGTGGTGGGTTCGTCCAGCAGCAGCACAGGTGTGTCCTGCGCCAGGCTCATGGCGATCCAGGCCCGCTGCCGCTGTCCGCCGCTCAGGGCTTCCAGAGGCCGCGACGCGAAGGCGGTCATGCCGGTCTGCGCCAGGGCCCAGGCCACCCGCTCGCGGTCGTGCCCACCCCGCGCGGCCAGCAGGCCCTGATGTGGGTGGCGGCCAAACCACACCAGCCCTTCCACGGTCAGGCCCTCGGGCGCGGTGGGGCCCTGCGGCAGAATGGCGAGTTTACGCGCCACTTCCCGCGCGGGCAGGCGGTGGAGATCCCCGCCGTCCAGCAGCACCGAACCTCCGCTGGGCGCGAGTAGCCGTGAGAGGGCGCGCAGCAGCGTGCTCTTGCCGCAGCCGTTGGCTCCCACGAGCGTGGTGATGCGCCCCGCCGCCACGCTGAGGTTGAGGTCCTGAAGCGTGGTGTGCGGGCCGTAGCCCAGCGTCAGCGCCCGGGTTTGCAGGGAGGGGTGGGTCATGTCGCCTTTCTTCGGTTGGGGAGACACCTCATCCCGCCTTCGCGCTGCGGCGCAACAGGAACAGGAAGTATGGCGCGCCCAGCAGCGTGGTGATCAGGCCCGCCGGAATCTCCAGCGGGGGCAGGGCGGCGCGGCCCACGGTGTCGGCCAGCAGGACCAGCAGCGCGCCCAGCAGTCCGGCGGTGGGCAGCATGAGGAGGTGCCGGGGCCCTACGAGCAGCCGCGCGAGGTGCGGCGCGACGAGGCCCACGAAACCCAGGATGCCGCAGGCACTCACGGCGGCGGCGGCCAAACCCACGGCGACGGTAAGGGCCACGTACCGGGCCAGGGGCACCCTTACGCCGAGCGCGGTGGCCGAATCCTCGCCCAGAGCCAGCAAATCCAGGCGGTGGGCGAGAAGCAGCGTGGCGGGCAGCCCGGCAGCGGCCCACGGCCACAGCCGTCCGAGCCGGTCCCAGTCGGCTCCGTACACTGTGCCCGTCAGAAAGGTCAGTGCAGCCCCCACCCCGTCAGGCGCACGCACGAGCAGGAGTTGCTGCGCGGCTCCCAGAGCGGCAGCCACCGCGATGCCCAGCAGGGCGAGGCGCACGGGCGGAAGGCGCGCACCGTCCCGTGCGAGCGTCAGCACCGTCAGAAAGGCGAGCCACGCTCCCGCGAACGCGCCCCACGGCAGCGCCCAGGCGGGTGAACCCGGAAAGGCGAGCAGCAGCAAGGTTACCGCCAGCCCCGCGCCCGCCCCCACGCCCACCAGGTCCGGGCTGGCGAGCGGATTGCGCGCCACGCCCTGAAGCAGGGCTCCGCTCACGGCAAACATGGCCCCGCCGAGAAGCGACGCGAGCACGCGCGGCAGCCGCAGCTCCAATACGAGTTGCCGGGTCAGGGCGTCGCCTCCGGTGAGTCCGGCCCACAGTTGGGCGGGCGGTGTGGCGACGGCCCCCAACCCCAGTGCCAGAAAGCCGAGGCCGAGCGCCAGAACCAGCAGGGCGAGGGGCACGGCCAGGGCGGGCCGGGCGCGTTGGGCCGGGAGGTGCGTCATGGGCGGAAAGCGTAGTCTCTCGCCGGTGCCTTGTCCCCCAGCAGCCCGCTCTCGATTGCCTGGGCGAAGATGCGCCGCAGCGCGATGGGCCCGCGAGAACGGGTCCACAGGTCCCGGTCAAACTCGTACACGCGGCCCCGGTTCACGGCATTCAGCCCCCGCCACAGCGGGCTTTGCGCCCACTTGCGCGTCAGGGACACCTCGTTCGCGCCCGTCAGCACCACCAGCGTGCCGGGGTTGAGGGCCACCAGCCCCTCCAGGCCGAGCTCGTACTGCGTGTTGCCGCCCTGCGGCTGGGCGAGGTTCCTGCGGCCCAGTTTGCCCAGCAGGCTGCCAATAAAGGAGTCGGTGGTGTGGACGGTGAAGCTGTCCTCCGTGGCCACGGCCACCACCAGCCCCGGTGCGTTTTTCTTCGTAAAGGCGGTGGCCTTCGCCACCAGTCCCGCCTGCTCGCCGAGCAGTTGCCGCGCCCGCGCCTCCCGCCCCGTCAACTTGCCGATGTCCAGCACCTGCGCCAGCACGTCGTCGTAACTGCCCCGGCGGTTCTGGTACACGGCGGTGGGGGCGATGCGGCCCAAAGCGGGCAAAGCCGCCTTCTGCCCCAGGGCGTCGGCCAGGATCAGATCGGGCTTCAGCGTCAGGATGGTTTCGAGGTTGGGCTGTGCCCGGGAGCCGACGGGCTTGACATCGGTCACGAGCGGCTTCAGGTACGCGGGTGCTCCCCGGTCCCCGCCCTGCGTGGTGAGGGCGGCTCCAGTGGCGGTCAGGCCCAGCGCTTCCAGCGTGTCGAGGTACGAGTATTCCAGCGCAATCACCCGCTTGGCAGGCTGTGGCAGCGTCAGCGGTCCGTTCTCCGTCTGGACGGTGATGGGGGCGGCCTGCGCGGAGAGGCCACCGAGGGTGAGGGTCAGGAGGAGGGAAGAGATAGAGATTTTGTTCATCGAGATTCCTTAAAAAGAGGTGTTTTGCAGGCGGCTGAAAACTGGCGACCCTACGCCCTTTGCCGCCGCGCCAGCGCGATAAAAAACGGTGTCCCCAGCGCGGCGATCAGGATCCCCACAGGCGTCTCGGCGGGTTTGTCGATCAGCCGGGCCGCCACGTCCGCGAACGTCAGCAGTGCCCCGCCCAGCAGCGCGGAAAGCGGCAGCGTGAGGCGGTGGTCTCGCCCCAGCAGTCCACGCGTGAGGTGCGGCACCACGAGGCCGACGTACCCGATGGGGCCTGTGAGAGAGACGGCCGCGGCGGCGAGCAGCACGCCCAGCCCACTGACGAGCAGCGTGTCTCGCCGGGTGTTCACGCCCAGGCCCCGCGCCACGTCCTCACCCAGCGCGAGGACGTTGACCCGCCGGGCGAGCACGAAGGCGGCCATCAGGCCGGCCATGATCCACGGCGCGGCCTGCCCCACCTGCAGCCAGGTACGGCCCGCGACGCTGCCCGCGAGGGCGAAGACCGCTCCCTGCGCGCGTTCCTCCCACAGCAGCTGAATGCCGCGCGTCAGGGCGGCGCACAGGGCCGCAACGGCCACTCCGGCAAGGGCCAGGCGAATGGGCGTCAGCCCCGTGCGGGACGCGAAGGCCAGCGTCAATCCCGCCGCGCCCAGACCACCGGCAAAGGCGAGGGGCACGCCCAGCCCGCTGAACCCCGGCAGGAACACCACCGTGGCAAGCAGCGCGAGGGCGGCGCCCGCCTCCACGCCCAGGATGCCGGGGTCTGCGAGCGGATTGCGCGTGACGCCCTGCAGCAGCGCTCCGCTGACCCCCAGGGCCGCACCGGCCAGCAGCGCCGCCACCGTGCGCGGACCGCGCAGGGTCCAGACCACCAGACTGTCACTGCTGTTCCCGGGATGCAGCAGCAGCGACAGCGCGCGTACCGGGTTGAGATTCAGCGCTCCGAAGGCCAGTGAGGCGAGTCCGGCGAGAAGCAGCAGCGTCAGGCCCACCGCGTACCACAGCAGGGTGGGGCGGGGGCTTTCAGCGGGCAGCGCGGTCATCCGTTCTCCAGGAAGCGAACCGAATACTGGGGAGCGGCACTCGTACCGGGCTTGTGGCTGCTGCCCCGGGTCTGGAGATGGTGGGTGATTTCCACCTCTGCGGTGAGGGTGCCCGGCGTGCCGTCCGGCCCCACGAAATCGAGCTGCACGGTGGCCCGGTCCTCCTCGCGTTGCTGCGTCTGCGCCGCCTTTGGGGTGTCCAGCCACCACCACCCCGAGCGGGCGAACGCCTCCGCCTCCGCCACCTGCGCCAGGGGCTCCAGGGCAGACCAGCCCCGGTAGTGGGGGGCGAGGACGCGGTGATCGCCCTCGCGCCTCATCAGCCTGCCGGTCAATTCTGGGGTCATGTGCGCCCAGGTCCGCCCGGCGGGGAGTTCCTGCACCGTCGGAGCAAAGCGGTGCCCCCCGAAGTGTGAGGTGCGCCATACGCGTTTTCCTTCCGGTGTGCTGCTTAAGGCCGCCTCCAGGGGCACCCCGAACTTGCCGCACGCCGCGTCTACCCGTCCGTGGGTGCAGACGTGCCAGTCGGACCCGCTGGGCGTCTGTGCGCGGCGCTCCTCCAGTTCGGGATGGGGAGTATCCAGCAGCGCCGCCTCCATCAGGGCGAACAGCTCTTCGCCGTGCAGCTGGTAATCGGCGCGGTCATAGCTGGCAAAGGCCCCGTGTGGCCGGGTGTAGACGCGCACCCGGCGCAGCCCGCCTTCCCCCCGTTCCAGGCGTGTAGACGTGAACATCAGCAGGCCGTAGCCCAGTCCCGAGGCGCGAACGTGCTCGCCCAGGCGGCCCATCACCTCACGTTGGCGGGCGCTCCAGCCCGCCGGGTCACGCATCCGGTCCCACTCGCGGGGCGTGGCCTCCAGGGCAAAGCAGGTGTTCCAGCGGTGGGCCGTGCCCTGTGGACGCTCGCCGGGAACGGGCACGCCCTCCGAACACAGGGACAGCCGGGAGACAGGAGCGGGAGCCGTCACAGGGGTGGGCGGGCCATGGAGAAGAGGAGGGGGCGAAGGAGCAGACGGCACGACATCACTTCAGCATCCTGACTAACCTGAGTAAGGAAGTCAAGATTAAGGTGTCCAGTGACGGTGGGAATGCTGTCCTCCCTTCCCACCCCTGCTACCCTCTCTTCATGACGCGGCCTCCCACTTCATCCCGGACCGACAAGGGCGTGCGCGGCCATGAACTGGACCTGCACGTAACTTTTGCCCAGCCCCTGCCGCGTGAGGTGGCCCTCGCCGTTCTGCGCTCCGCCGAGGGATTTACCGTGGACCTCTATGCTCCGCATGCGGCGGCGGGCAGCCCTGTTCCCTCGGCCCGCCTGACCGGTCCTCTGCGCGACGCTGAGACGCTGCGCGCCGTCCTGGGCGGCTGGCTGTCGGGCCAGGTCCGCACGGTGGAGGTGGGCCTGCACGGGTTCCTGCGCTCGTCTACGGGCCAGACCGATTGGATGCCCTGGCGGCGCAATCAGGTTCTGTCGCGTGCTCAGGTTGGCGACGTGCGGTTCGAGGAGGGCGTGAAGTACGTGCTGGAGTGAGGGCGGCTCGCCGTCAAAGGGCCCAGCGGTTTTGGACCTGGGCAGAGCGCAGAACTCTTCAGCACCTGCTGCCTGCGGCGCCGCTTCCAGGTCACGCGCAGAGGGGCAGCACCAGGGCGCGGGCCTTGCTCGCCTCACCGGGGGGACGCAGCACGAGGACTTCGAGGTGAACGTCGGGGCGCAGCAGGTAGGGCAGCCAGGTGACGTGCAGGGTGCTCAGCGCTTCCTGGGCGTGGGCGAGGACGTCCAAGACGCACAGGCCGCGCAGCACGAGGACGGCCCGTTCGCCGCCCCCCGCCACCCACACGTCGGCCGTGCCCAATTGGTCCACCCCCCGGTGATCCCGGTACTCGAACTCGTGCGCCCGCTTCAGTAACTGCATTCCTGTTCACTCCCCCGAATCCTGACCCTGCCCCCCGCCCAGATGGTGGGAGCCCACGGCCAAATTGTCTCTACACTTTCAGAGTACGGGCGCGGCGGGTGGCCTTTGTCCCGACGCTGCATCTGCTTGCTCTGGCCCTGCCTGGGGGTTGCCTCACGGTGTTGCGGGCGGCCGTCCCTAGAATGGCGGCGTGAGCAGCGGCGGCCTCAAGGACATGCTCCTGGAGTATCAGGGCTACGTGCTGGCCTACCGCCTCAGAACGGCAGTGGGAGGCCGCGTGACGCCGCCCGGTTCTCTCCTCGCGCTGCCCGAGTACGCGGCGCGCCGGCTCAGGCGGCAAGACCTCGCTGGCCATTTGATTCGCGAGGGCCTGGCACCGGGACGAATGCGCGACCTCGACGCC is a genomic window containing:
- the gatC gene encoding Asp-tRNA(Asn)/Glu-tRNA(Gln) amidotransferase subunit GatC; amino-acid sequence: METAPVHPTISEAEVQHLAHLARLQLTPEERETMREDLSSILGYFQQLSAVETGGLEEMQRPVALVNVLRDDQPSQPFPPEVLAALAPEMQDGFVKVPRTVEAD
- the serS gene encoding serine--tRNA ligase — encoded protein: MLDLKFIRENPDAVRRAIEVKGVSLDLGDLLQIDRELVELRQKVEALQAERNANAKLVPKATPTERTALIQKGKDLAEEIKVLEPTLRAHEDALKQLLLRVPNVPHPEVPVGKDDAENVELRREGRPPAFAFTPLDHVELLERQGWADPERVARVSGSRSYLLKGEAALLEMAVQMFAMEFLTARGFTPLTTTALARPEAFVGSGHFPGGEDQVYKIEGDELMLAGTAEVPVNSLYAGEQLALDQLPITYAALSAAFRSEAGSAGRDVRGLIRVHEFRKVEQYVLCRADEGEALRWFSTLLKNAEDLLRALELPYRVVQNCTGDMGAGKVLMYDIETWVPSEGLYRETHSCSYLGDWQARRTGLRYRDEHGKLVFAHTLNNTGIATPRILVPLLENHQQANGTVRVPAALRPYLGGREVLGRPVREGVTA
- a CDS encoding nucleotidyltransferase domain-containing protein gives rise to the protein MAPLASPPQGPVLWPHHWRTVERLRERFGEDARFSALIVGGSLAKEYGREDSDVDVVFIATPEEARRREAAQDFGYFDQADCDYAGGHVDSKVVDLAFLRDGAAGRRGRPSSARFPSSRT
- a CDS encoding ABC transporter ATP-binding protein, which translates into the protein MTHPSLQTRALTLGYGPHTTLQDLNLSVAAGRITTLVGANGCGKSTLLRALSRLLAPSGGSVLLDGGDLHRLPAREVARKLAILPQGPTAPEGLTVEGLVWFGRHPHQGLLAARGGHDRERVAWALAQTGMTAFASRPLEALSGGQRQRAWIAMSLAQDTPVLLLDEPTTYLDLSHQLEVLHLVQRLNREQGKTVVMVLHDLNQAVRYSDELVAVANGRVYAQGDPAKLMTPELLRDVFGLRAHLLTDPDTGRPHLIPYGLARRVDGEGL
- a CDS encoding FecCD family ABC transporter permease yields the protein MTHLPAQRARPALAVPLALLVLALGLGFLALGLGAVATPPAQLWAGLTGGDALTRQLVLELRLPRVLASLLGGAMFAVSGALLQGVARNPLASPDLVGVGAGAGLAVTLLLLAFPGSPAWALPWGAFAGAWLAFLTVLTLARDGARLPPVRLALLGIAVAAALGAAQQLLLVRAPDGVGAALTFLTGTVYGADWDRLGRLWPWAAAGLPATLLLAHRLDLLALGEDSATALGVRVPLARYVALTVAVGLAAAAVSACGILGFVGLVAPHLARLLVGPRHLLMLPTAGLLGALLVLLADTVGRAALPPLEIPAGLITTLLGAPYFLFLLRRSAKAG
- a CDS encoding ABC transporter substrate-binding protein; translation: MNKISISSLLLTLTLGGLSAQAAPITVQTENGPLTLPQPAKRVIALEYSYLDTLEALGLTATGAALTTQGGDRGAPAYLKPLVTDVKPVGSRAQPNLETILTLKPDLILADALGQKAALPALGRIAPTAVYQNRRGSYDDVLAQVLDIGKLTGREARARQLLGEQAGLVAKATAFTKKNAPGLVVAVATEDSFTVHTTDSFIGSLLGKLGRRNLAQPQGGNTQYELGLEGLVALNPGTLVVLTGANEVSLTRKWAQSPLWRGLNAVNRGRVYEFDRDLWTRSRGPIALRRIFAQAIESGLLGDKAPARDYAFRP
- a CDS encoding FecCD family ABC transporter permease; protein product: MTALPAESPRPTLLWYAVGLTLLLLAGLASLAFGALNLNPVRALSLLLHPGNSSDSLVVWTLRGPRTVAALLAGAALGVSGALLQGVTRNPLADPGILGVEAGAALALLATVVFLPGFSGLGVPLAFAGGLGAAGLTLAFASRTGLTPIRLALAGVAVAALCAALTRGIQLLWEERAQGAVFALAGSVAGRTWLQVGQAAPWIMAGLMAAFVLARRVNVLALGEDVARGLGVNTRRDTLLVSGLGVLLAAAAVSLTGPIGYVGLVVPHLTRGLLGRDHRLTLPLSALLGGALLTFADVAARLIDKPAETPVGILIAALGTPFFIALARRQRA
- a CDS encoding sucrase ferredoxin; translation: MPVPGERPQGTAHRWNTCFALEATPREWDRMRDPAGWSARQREVMGRLGEHVRASGLGYGLLMFTSTRLERGEGGLRRVRVYTRPHGAFASYDRADYQLHGEELFALMEAALLDTPHPELEERRAQTPSGSDWHVCTHGRVDAACGKFGVPLEAALSSTPEGKRVWRTSHFGGHRFAPTVQELPAGRTWAHMTPELTGRLMRREGDHRVLAPHYRGWSALEPLAQVAEAEAFARSGWWWLDTPKAAQTQQREEDRATVQLDFVGPDGTPGTLTAEVEITHHLQTRGSSHKPGTSAAPQYSVRFLENG